A stretch of DNA from Coccidioides posadasii str. Silveira chromosome 4, complete sequence:
TTCTCAAACTTCTGCTGGTCAATCTCTTCTCCGCCTTCCTCGTCGGTGCCATTTTTCAGGACAGCCGGCCAGAGAACGCCAACGCCCTGCCCACCAAGTGTCGTCTCGTATCGCTCGTATCCCTCCTCGTCCAGCTGTCTTTCGAGTGGCTTTAGCGCAGTCGACTCACGGTCAGGTCTGATCAGAGTAATGGCACAACCGCCTCCGCCAGCACCGGTCAGCTTTGTCCATCCTATGCCGGTGTGATCGACCAGTTCTCGGATGCGTTCTAGACGGGGGTGTGATACGCCGAGGGAGACGAGGAGACCGTGGTTTATCCGAAACAGAGTGCCGAAATAGTTCAGGGTTTCACTAGAATGTTTATCGAAATTCTCTGACGAAATGAAGTCGTGTGCCGACGTTGTGACTTGGTCGATTCCATCCAATAGGCAATCTGTAATCGCGGGATGTAATTTCTTCAGCGTGCCAACCTTGGCTACCTCCGTCGCCGTAGATCTAGATTGTCGAGAATTGACGAGCAGAAGCGGCAGCTCCGGGAAATCCAAGATTGGAATAACCATCGGTGGTTTAGAGTAGTCACCTCGTCGGAAGATAACAGCCTTTCCCCCCGCCGACACCGTGTTATCTACGCCGCTTGGGTTTCCGTGGATACACAATTCCCCGACAAACGCCCAGCGGTTGATACGCTCGATCTGTACCTCTGATTCATCGAACGGTTGATCTGGGTGCGGCCCAGCCAGGGCGCGAATCTGCAGCAGCAGAGCGGCGCTGAGGCAGACGCAGACGCTCGCGCTACTTCCCAGACCAGCACCGATTGGAATCGTCGATCGGAGGGTGTATATCGCGCCGTGCGATTGTGGTGAGCCGAGGGAGAGGTAGAGGTAGAGGAAAGCGCTCGCTGATCCCTGGTGTACTTTCCTTACTTCGGGAGGCTTATCCGGCGAAACGTTCGATATGTGCGGTCTTATGGCGTCCAGCAGGTCAGGATCTAGGGATGTAACGCGGTCGTAGTagaatttcttcttcgaAGAGTGATGGAAGACGTCCCAGGGAAGGGAGTCGATGTCCCAGGTGTGGTCCAGGCCGGTGTCGCGGAAATTCAAGGTGACAGTTCGACGGGATTTGGACAGTGTAGTTACAAGGAGGTAGGACCGGAGAGAGATGGCGGCAGCCATCGCTTTCTTGCCGTGCACAACAGCATGCTCACCAAAGACAATCACTTTTCCGGGAGCCGAGACCATAAACGGAGGAGCCATGGGCGACGAAGGCTTACGGGACGCATTGGGCCTTCTGGTCGAGCTGGGCGATCGCTGGGGGTCGACGGAGAGGCCATCTCCGCCGAATTGGCTTGGGGAAGGAGTCGGCATTCCGTCAGAGCTCTCCGTCATCGATTCTTCGTTCTGGCCGTTGCTGGAAGCCGCTGTGTCCTCTGATCTCATCGCGATATTGCCTCGCTCAGCGCCCAAGTCATCCACGACGAGGCTGGCGACCTTTCGTCGTCCATTGGCCTTTTTGCCCCGGACGCTTCCACCCTTCTTGCGCTCCATGTATCCAGGGATATATGTCTGTGTGCTATGTATTTGTGGAATTGAGTTGGGTGGCACGGACGATGGGGTCATGCGGAGCGTCGAGTAACTATCCCGGACGAGATGCCGTTACACGGTGAGAGCTGGCCGAGAATGCGAGAGGATCGAAACACGAAAAAACTACAGAGGGATGATCGTATTCGACAACAAGCCGATACGAACCAGCTTCGGAAGTGCCGGGAATTtcactcaaacagagcgcatGGACCAGCTCGCTGCGCCCCCTTGCGCAAAGGGGTATTGCCGTCGGTTTCTTAATTCCAACGCTCGTCGAGGTTTCACCCGCCATCGCCGCCCTGCAGGACTCCTTCGCCGCCGGTCCGCGGAACAACGTATTTGCGCCGCCCCAGCTGTGCTGAGATAAGCAAGAAAAGGGGGCGGTGGAAGGCACTAAACCCGATAGAGAAAGGTACAATTAGATTAAATTTGGCCTAGCGTGGTATAGTGTCCAGACtgcagccaatcagaagacgGCAGAAACTAAACAGGTTTCCACCAATCGGCTGCTACCGAAATGCTCAAAATCCAAACACAGAAGAAAACCTTTCGTGTCAACTAGCGCTTAACAAAATCCAAACCCAACATGTGAGGAGAGGAATCCGTTCTGATTTATTTGGTTAGATGTACTTCGTATTTAGCAACGTTGATTTGAACGCTCAATGTTCCACTATTTGCCTAATTCAGTAATAATCTGGTGGATAATCTCGATTCTTAGTTTATATTAAAATGTTCACACCGAGTATATCCGACGTTCACGAACGATTTTTCGAACGAATTCGTTTGGAAGTTTAATCAAGAAATTCGACAAACGATTAACCAGCTTTGGTTAACTAGTGGCTATGGGTCCGGAGCTCAATTCAACGCTTGGAAGCCCTACATTAGCAGCTCAAATGCCAACTTCAACCGCGATCAACCTGCTGAATAGCCCGCCGAACCGACTGCCAAATAACCCGCCGAACAGAGTGCCGAATAGCCTGCCGGATGGACTGCTACTGCCAGAGAGCAAGCGAGGAGAGCCACGATCCTATTGAATCTCAGACCAACGTTAATAGCATACGCCCCGCGATTCGATTTAGCCATATACATACACGTACAGATGAGCACCTTGAAGCTGGAGCATCGCAAACGGTGAGTTGTACAAAGAATTCAAAATCTGGATGGCCTGCTGGCTTGCGTAGCTTTTGCCAGGAGCAATTCAATCGCTCAATTGTTCATCCTGACCGTATTCTAAACGTGATCTCCAAAGGTCCATTGAGGGCGGAAGAGACCAAGCGTTTGGCTGATCTCTTGGTAGTAGCAAAGGCTGCCGGTCAATCCTCACAGGGATGATATTCTAGTATCCACTGATTATGAAGGAATTCGGTAGTAGCTAGGATCTCATCGCCACGCGTTAGAAGGCCAGTAAGGGTATTGAATCCAATTCCAGCGGCTTTGGCCCTACTAAGGGACACAATATTTGTATCGATTTCAGGGACTTCATTATCGAATATAGGGTAGCGATTTCCACGCCACTAGTCAGGGGAACTAGGTATTGGGTAGCGACCGTAGTAAAAAggtgtaaggattcgcccgCGAACCCCTTCCACAGACACTTGATGGGAGTGGATGTGTATTACCTCGCCCGCGAGACACTAAGTCACGTGCTCGCAAGCGCGCATAGAGGCAGCCACTGCGCGAACCCCTTAAGCAATGGAAGCCAAGTGACAATCTTGTCTACGGTCGTACACAGTTGCCAGAAGAACATAAGACTTTTACCTTGTGTATTCCTTTTCCACATACAATTCCTActagagattcattatcACGCTGATCCGCGAAGTACGatcctcacattttgccactcATCCTTTGGTGACGCCTGACAATGGTCTCTACACAAAGAAGCCAACCCCCTGAGACTCGCGAACCTAGTACGCCAGCAGAGAACCAACCTGAACAGCCACCTACCCTAGTTCGCGAGGAGACTACAAATCCTGACACCTCAGCTCTCTCAACCGTCGACGAAACTGAAACAAACTCCGCGacctcagagagagagtctactTTAACATCAAAAGATGAAATCCAACAGCTTCGCGAGAAAaccaaactactaaagaaaatggtgaaatggCAAGCAAAGTTGAATGACACTCTCCAAACCAGCCAAAAGCACTTGCGAAGTGAATCCCTTGATATAGCTACCTCTAATCCAACACCCGCGAAGCGCTCGTCAGTTTTGAGCCCACTGCAACACACAAAGCTCTACCAGACTGGCACCTACAAAGAATACCGGCGGTTCACCTCCAATATTGAATCCATTCGCGACGCCAGCGGATTGAATAATGAGGAGACCCTCGCGTACGCCCTCATTGGACTCGACTATATTGAGAGCGAGCTTTGGGGGGTCTACCGCGAACAGAACCCATTGAAGAACAACTGGAATGGCCTCAAGGAATTCCTACACATGAGGCTAGGAGATCCGACAAACCGCACGCGAAAATCTTGGCGAGCACTTTTTAGCCTTCGCAAGAGTCCAGATGAAACCGACTATGCCTATCACCGACGATTCCTGGAGCGCACATTAGAAAttggtgaagaatttgaagaccTCGCGAAGCTAAAGAAGAACCTCTTTATATGGAGCTTGGATAAGCCCATGCGAACCAAActggatgaacagctggaaaTACCAGATGACATTGATGACATAGTAGCACTGGCTACCCGACTCCGACCAAGTGTGTCAGTGGCCTATGCAAAGAATGCCCCACACGCGAAGCCTACCAATCCAGTTGGAAGTGCTCGCAGAGGTATGAAGACCAATGACTCAAGGCTGCCAATGGATAAGAGGAGTCAACCCCAGAGACCCGTACGGGAGATGGGGAAGGACCTTATCAAGGATCGCGAAGCCTTAAGGAAGGATGGGAAGTGCTTTGAGTGTCGCCAAAAGGGGCACCTCGCGAGAGACTGTCCCAAGAAGAAGGCGTGGCTTGACGTTCGCAATATCAAGACCACCTAGCCTAACAAGAAATTGGACTTGTTGAGGCTTGGGTCTTGTAGGATTGTGGAGAGGGTAGACTCACAAGCCTACAGGCTGGAGCTGCCTCCAGGTCTGCGAACTCATAACAGTTTCCATGTATCCCTGCTCCGCGAGCACGAGACCCGTGAAGGAATAGATAGCTCACCTCATCATGAAGTTCGCGAGGCAGACAAGGATGAGAGGGTGTATCAGATCCGCGAGATAATTCACTCAAAGAGAGAGGATCACAagctgtggtacagagtGCATTGGGAAGGTtatgatgatgagaaggacAAGACATGGGTTCTGTGAGGACCACAACCCTTCTGACTGAGCTGGCAGACCAGTGGAAGGTTGTGCCAGGGCGAAGCCCTAAACCCTAGGCAGAGGATTCACTAAAGGAATAAATGTTTATCCAACATGGAAGCTTATTGTGTGTATATAGTGAGCTCTCACCCTGAACCCCCTTTCTAGAGCCTGTCTTAGTATTTTGTTATTATAGCTACCTAGTTGGCAACAGTGATTCTCTTCCTACAGCGCCTAGCTGAGCTCCTAACATAATATTAAGACCTACAACATCTTTGGCTCTTTGGAGATTCACAGTTAAAGTCTCCAATGAACAaatgaatgaatgaatgaGTGAACTAACAAACAGATACTGAATACCAGAATGGTGAGCTCCAACTCTAGTAAAGAAGTCTGGAGATCAGACTAGGAGCTCATGGCATGGAACCCAGAGAACATGGGCTCTGCAACAGTGATCTCAAAGAAAGGCTTCCTGTGTGCCTTGGAGAAAGATACCAACCATGTGCATAGAGAGATAGCACAGTCTATGGATAGTGGAAGGTTCAACATGCAGCAACTGCAAACTAAGAGGAACAAACTACATGAATATGTTCAGGAATTAGATACACAGGCTAACATCTTGGTGATGGAGAAGAGGACCTCCAACAGGCAGTTATCAATCTTGTGATGCAGGCTTGAGCCAGCAGTGTTGAAAGCATTGGTGGAAAGAAGAGCAGCAAGATGACTGACCCTAATCTCCTCTCTGATGGGAAGAATCCTGTGTTCAAGCATTGGGCCTTCTGAATGAAAATGTTAGGGAACCCAACATAGATTTTGTGGGTGTTCCCAGGATTGGgggatatgaaagagctaagtaggtccgatgcccgcaactgatgggagggagtcatgtgtagaatgtaggggtcctctaactaggagactgaacactgaggtTCCCACAATCTGTGCAAATCATGCAatccttatatgttcagagttaTGGGTCATATGAGttcccctgaacatccgatGTCATCTGATGCTTAGTTGACCTACATCCATACAGAAAAGCAAGTTGCAAATCAATAGTGACTACTTTGCTGATGAGAAAAGCAAGATTGCCTACATTGAGAGCTGAACAACAGGAGATGTTGCAAAGCATCTTGCCCCCTGAATGCAAATTGACCACTCAGAAAGGTTCACTACAGTGGATGAGATTTTTGAACACCTGATAAGCATATATGAGGACCCAAACAAGATTCAAAAGGTCAAGTCTGACAACTGGTGCCTCTACATGAAGAATGGAGATAACTACACATACTTACAGGCTGGTGGATAAGTAAGTAAGCATGAACAGTGGGGCAATCCCTCAGTTGGTGTGTTGTAACGGCCTGAACCTTCAGTCTTGTCAATGCCTCTCTGTCTGGCCCAAACTAACTGGTGAATCAGAGAGACGATCATTCCAGGCTGTCGTGTTTGCTAGTCCAAGTTGAACGGGTGGAGATTCCGACCTTTCCCACTGACTGCACCTCAGCATAAGGTATGGAAAGTGGTACATCTTGCTGCCTGTCCAATTTAGTGCTGCACCCTTGGTTCACCACAGTCATCAATTCAACACCTACCATCCATTGGTTGATTGTTGCAGGCGCCAGGAGAAAAACAGCAGATGCTCACAGTGAACTCCATTTCCACAACAATTATCCACTGTCGCAGCGCCTATTTGAAGGGGCTCCGAAGCTTGTGAGGCATGGCTCCGCGAGGGCTCAGGTAAACTAGTACTTAAGTACTAGAAACAGACTAGTTTGGATTACATCAGTATAAACTAGCCTTTTTGGGGCTAGGTCTGTAAAGGCAACAGTCTCTACGACAGCGCTTAGGTGTTGAATCTCTCATTCTTCCAATTTGTGACAGGTCTTTACCGACGATGCGAAATCGTATCTCCTTCCTCCTACAAAAGATTGGTGCTCCCGGGAAACAAATGAGGCGGAATATACAAATCTCTTGTCGTGGTATGCACTGAATGAACACCGGGTGCTTTCCTTATTGGTTAATATGATCTAGGCAAACCCATCAGTGACGAACAACTCTTTGAGTATACAAATGGAAATTTTCTTGTTAATGAGAGGACTCAATTTGAACGACGTTATGTGAAGTTTAACCTGGCTGCTCTCTGCGCTGTTGCTGCCACGGCGGGAGGCGAAGAGTCTCCCATTAATGCAGTTGAAAAGATGGAAGGGGGCTTCAGCAAGGCCCTTTTaatgaaaaaggaaaatggaATGGAGATTATTGCAAAAATTCCATGTCGCAACTCTGGACCGGCAGTGTACACTACTGAATCAGAGGTGGCTGTTTTGAAATATGGTATGCAAATGGTCTTGCATTCCACAATGTCTGTCAACTTACAACGTATCTCATAGTGAGCCAACATACAAATGTTCCAGTCCCAGAGGTCTACACGTGGTCCTCAGATCCCACGAACCCCGTAGGTGTAGAATATATCATTATAGAGAGGGCAGCAGGGATTCCTGTTTTCAAGATATGGGGTGAGATGTCTCAGCCCAACAAACTGGAGCTCATCAAGCAGCTTACCAAGTTTGAACGTGAACTTTCCTCGATCCAGCTCCCCGCCTATGGCAGCCTGTATCTACGGGCTTTTTGTGGGAACCTTCCAGGATGTAAGCTGCTTGACTTGGACATTGATCCCTCAGAATCATACTGCGTGGGCCGCTCAGGCGACAGATCATACATGCTGGATGACTATAAGGGATGGGATGACTTCAAAATAGATCTAGGACCATGTGAGTATATTTTTGTTATTGCTTTGATGTTGATTCTAATATATGCTCTCAGGGACTACATTATCTGCGTATGGTATTGCGATCGCAAAGCGGGAGATATTCCGTGTTTTACATGGTTCATCACCGCACCCAGGAACTTTCTATCAGGGAAGTCCTATAGAGCAGAAGGGCCTTCTGGAAAGCACTATACACCTTCTGAAGTTACTGGACTCGCATCCCACTCTCGCAAAATCCGCCAAGCCTGTCATCTGGCATACAGATCTTCATATGGGAAACATTTATGTGTCTCCAAATGAACCATCGCAGATCCTTTCACTCATTGATTGGCAATCAATATCCATCCTTCCGCTTTTTTTGCAAGCACGATGGCCAGTCTTCCTGGAACCACCGCAAAATTATGCTCAAGGATTTCAAAAGCCGGGGCTTCCTGATAACTTCGATGAGCTGGACCTGGAAGAACAACAGTTGGCAAGGTATGAGCAGCAGCAAGCTGTAGCCGCCAAGGCATATGAAGTTTCAAACTATCTTGAGAATAGGCCTGCCCATACCGCGATGAACCTTCCGCGCGTTTTCCGGGAACTGTTCAAGCGCTGCGGTGAAACTTCAGAAGTTGGAGTTATCCCGCTTCGAGCCTGTCTTATAGAGATCTTCGAGAACTGGCATGAGCTGGGATTTACTGGTGACTGCCCTTACTCCTTCAGCCAAGGGGAGATAGAAGAGCATGATTCCCAGTTCAGGGAATACGAGGATTGGCATAAGGCTCATGAGCTAGCGAGGAAGTGTTTGGATACGGATGAAGATGGATGGATACCTCCCGAGATGGACATCATAGAAAAGCGCCGGCAAAACCAGGAACTACTGGATATGTTCATCAAACAGATGGCGGCCGAGAAATCCCCAGAAGAAGCGCGACGGATGTGGCCTTTCGTTGAAAGCTATTAGGTTACCAAGAAGAATCTCTAGGTGGAATATCAGAGTCTTGCTATTCCTGGAACATTTGTTTGACAATAACTTGGCTGAATgtcttattttttttcacCCAAAAGACTTAATTTTAGGGGTGATCCGGCCAGAGAGATCAGGCCACCACTACATATGACCAATCACGGAACATGTTAGCGGTAGCCATAGTCTGCCTCAAGTAAAAGGCCTGTTTATCAGTCTTGGACAAGCAATGGGTTCATAACCAGTGGTTGGTCGTTGGTCGATCTGGTACTGAGAGGCAAGATAATTCAGAAAAGATGTCAGCAATTCACCATTATGGAACTGCCCAAGGCAGACCAACAAAGGCAAGCGCTGAGCCTTCCCACTTGATGAGAAGGTCCACCACCCTGATGAGGCCTTCAACAGAACTCTCAGGGACAACACAAGAATTGCTTGGATCAAGAAGTGATACCAAAAGAAACAGGCTGATATTTAAGACTGTGAATTAATTATTAGAGAAGATCCTTCAATGGCCTGAGGATAAGTTCAACACATATGTTGAGCAATGATTGAATGTCGTTAAGACTGAGGTTTATAGTGAATATGAAGCACTTGTGCAGCTGCCTCGCCCAGCGTGGCGTCCTTGCTCCATGCGTCGGCGGCCAGTATTATTCCCCATCCAGGAGAACATGTCAGTCGGTCCCTTGTCATATGGAGTCCGTGACAGCAGCGACAGTCAGCTATCAAAACAGCCTGATCGTCTTGCAGTTGTGACCCTTCTCCTGGTGGGATTCGTCTTGATGAACGCCCGGGCGACAGAGTTGAACCCAGTGACCAATTTTTGACGCACTGTTCGAGGAGCCCAGGTCCGAGAAGCTCATGTTTAAGGGCACAATAGCAAATGGAGGGCAGCTGAAAGTCTGAAAATTCATTCGTTGAGTCTGATCttcaaagaaagaaagacgTGGAATCCTAGCAATCCCGCGCCGAAGGTGCCACATTGCATACAGAAGTTGGTCATCCACCATCTAGAATCTGGTCATCCACCATCTCACCTGGTGAAAACATATTTCCCCCCTTATGCGCCGACATGGATGAATGGTACCCAAGAGATTAAGTCGTTTCTCATCCTTTCTTTCAGCCTCCTGACAGCCTGGTGGAGGGCACTGGCAACGACATCGTGCCTAACACGAAAATCATCTTCTCTCAGGCTGCGCATCAAACTTTCGTAGAACGCGCCGGAAATCCAAGTTGCCGCTTTATCGCTGGCTTCCCAGAGAGTTCCAATAACGTGCGGGAACCCAATCAGCTGGAACGCACTTGCCAGGTGTATCACCTCATCAATCAACTCCTCTGACGAGTTCTCGGCCGTGGAACATGCGGACAGAAACGCAATCCGTGCATGCTCATAGCTGATATTAGCAAGCTCTCGCACCGTAAAATGCTCCGCCCGTCCATCTTCACCCGGTCCGAGAAATAATCCGCCGGCTGACGGATCCGTTGAATCAGAATTTCCATGGCATGAGAAGTGTACCATATGGTGTGTGCGAACCTCGTTCAAAACGGTTTTCTTGGACGGTTTGTTGAGAATTGTGGGAACGATAGGATAGATGCTCCTTGAGATTGATTCCACCTCCTCAACGGTTTTCAGAGCCCCCATACCAGCAGTTTCCGGCATTGTGACAATGAGCATATTTGGATTTGGCTCAAGTGGGCGTCGAAGTTGTTGCTCACGGGAATACTTGAGGGCCTTCACAGTGGGGATGTAACTGGACACGACGTAATCCAAAGCGGTCTCGTCTGTGTGTCCTGCCGCGTGGAGAGGCATAAGGCCCATATACCCGCTTGTAACCCACCATATATGTGGTAGAGGATTCGAAGGAACAGGTGAAATAAATCGTAACTGACTGAGAACAGGATATACTGCAACATCCCACAACCACCCCAGGATATTTTGAAGCTCTTTTTGCCTTTGAGATTTCGTGCTGGGTCTGCCGACTGATAACTTGCTTTTTCCGAGCAACTTGTCAACATTCTTCCTTAGATCGTTGAACAAAAGCTCCTCAAGACGCATACCAACGATTGCAGACGTTGTGATGATGAACACGTCGCTTCGATACATGGTAACGTTGAAGGAAACAATCGGTCCACGAACAGCAAGCGCCATCAGATCAGTCGAAGTTGGCGGGAGCAGAAACCGGTCCAATCCTGGTAGTTGTCTGATCTTGCTCTCTATTTCTTCCAACCTCTCGATGTCCCGATGGCGCTGCGTAATCGAGCGGTGAACGTTTGACTGCAACTCATGTGTGCTAAGTTGTATTGTGGATGTCAAGCCGCTTGAAGGGCTAATCTCGGGTTCGGCAATATTTGAGAACGGTACATTGACATGCTGGCGAAGCGTCATGTATTCATAATATAATTCAGGCTTATATTCTTCCAAATGTGAGATGTCGCTCTGGGCGTCGATGATAAAACTGGCGATCACACCGCGGCCAGCCTCGAGAATCTCAACCGCTTCAGCTGGAGTGCCCTCCGCCTGAAGCACAGCAGAGGCCGCTAGCGATGAGAAACGTGTGAGGCTCTTAATAAGATGCTGTTGATCGTATCTGGAGAGCCACCGGAGATTCAATCGTGGTAATAAGCCAACAACCGCATCAGAGGCAGTCCGTGCGCTCTTCCAATTGCTGTCGCGGATATAATAGATGAAAGCATATTTGCCGGCATTGATACGATCAAGGGGCCTAGCATTATATATATTCAGGGCCTCAGTAAATAGATTAAGAGATCCTCTGGAATCTCTAATTTTTCCTCCGGTTCTCTCAAGTCGCTTTTCCAGTTGCATTCCCAGGTCATCCAGACGCCTTCCTCGATTGGGGTGATTGCGAGCAGTGCAATCCAGAACTTGCTGTCCAAAACAGGCAGCTTCTTCCGGATCTGACATTTGATCTGTTTTCTCAAATCTTTCTCTCAGACATCTTTCCAGGTTATCCAGATACGTTGCTTGATCGGGGTAATCGCAAGCAGTGCAATCCGAAGCTTTAAATGCAAGTCGGCTGGCCTTTTTTAAGTCCGACAGTGCATGGGTTCGGTGATATCGATCTCCCAACAGCTCATGTAGAATATCCAGAATCAACGTCCGATTAGGGTCATCGCGAGCGGTGTAATACACAGCCTCCTCAAATTGCACAAACTCTTCTAGTTCTGCCGTCAATGCTGGTATCTCAGAGCGGCTTCCAAGCCGGGCTCCCAGACTGCTCAAATACACTGCTTGGTTCGGGTGATCATGAGGAGTGCAATCAACAGCTTTCCGTTCAAGTTGTATAGCTTCTTCAAGGTCTGACATTGCAACCGATTTCTCAAATTGTTTCTCAAGAAAACTTCCCAGATTATGCAGATACATTGCTTGATCAGGATCACCACAAGCAGTGCAATCCACAGCTTCCTTTCCAAGTTGAATAGCTTTTTCCAGGTCTGATTTTGCTCCGGTTCCCTCAAATCGGGCTTCAAAACAATTTCCTAGATTACTCAGAAATCTTGCTCGATTAGGATCATCACAAGCAGTGCAATCCACAGCCTTCTGTCCAAGTTGAATAGCTGCTTCCAGGTCTGCCATTGCTCCTGTTCTCTCAAATCGGTTGCTGAGCTGATTTCCCAAATTATTCAGGCACATTGCTCGATTAGGATCATCACAAGCAGTGCAATCCACAGCCTTCTGTCCAAGTTGAATAGCTGCTTCCAGGTCTGCCATTGCTCCTGTTCTCTCAAATCGGTGTCTGAACCGATTTCCCAAATTATTCAGGTATATTGCTCGATCAGGATCATCACAAGCAGTGCAATCCACAGCTTCCTGTCCGAGTTGGATAGCTTTTTCCAGGTCTGATCTTCTTCCTGTTCTCTTAAATCGGTTTCCAAGCTGCTTAGAAAGATTGCTCAGATAACCTGCTCGATTAGAGTCGTTGCAAGCAGTGCAATCTACAGCTTCCTGTTCAAGTTGGATAGCTTCGTCCAGGTATGACATTGCATCTGTTCTTTCAAATTGGCCTTCAAGCATAACACTCAGACTGTTCAAATACACTGCTCGCATGGGGTGGTCATGAGGAGTGCAATCCACAGCTTCCTGTCCAAGTTGGATAGCTTTTTCCAGGTCTGATGTTTCTCCCATTCTCTTAAATCGGGCTCCAAGCTGGACACTCAGACTGTTCAAATACATTGCTCGACTAGGGTCATCACGAGCGGTGCGGTCAACAGCTTCCTGTTCAAGTTGGATAGCTTCTTCCAAGAGTGCTATTTGTCCGGTTCTC
This window harbors:
- a CDS encoding uncharacterized protein (antiSMASH:Cluster_4.3~EggNog:ENOG410Q5IA), with translation MVSTQRSQPPETREPSTPAENQPEQPPTLVREETTNPDTSALSTVDETETNSATSERESTLTSKDEIQQLREKTKLLKKMVKWQAKLNDTLQTSQKHLRSESLDIATSNPTPAKRSSVLSPLQHTKLYQTGTYKEYRRFTSNIESIRDASGLNNEETLAYALIGLDYIESELWGVYREQNPLKNNWNGLKEFLHMRLGDPTNRTRKSWRALFSLRKSPDETDYAYHRRFLERTLEIGEEFEDLAKLKKNLFIWSLDKPMRTKLDEQLEIPDDIDDIVALATRLRPSVSVAYAKNAPHAKPTNPVGSARRGMKTNDSRLPMDKRSQPQRPVREMGKDLIKDREALRKDGKCFECRQKGHLARDCPKKKAWLDVRNIKTT
- a CDS encoding uncharacterized protein (antiSMASH:Cluster_4.3~EggNog:ENOG410PNVZ~COG:S), with protein sequence MDLNSYANRLRDRFERTGQIALLEEAIQLEQEAVDRTARDDPSRAMYLNSLSVQLGARFKRMGETSDLEKAIQLGQEAVDCTPHDHPMRAVYLNSLSVMLEGQFERTDAMSYLDEAIQLEQEAVDCTACNDSNRAGYLSNLSKQLGNRFKRTGRRSDLEKAIQLGQEAVDCTACDDPDRAIYLNNLGNRFRHRFERTGAMADLEAAIQLGQKAVDCTACDDPNRAMCLNNLGNQLSNRFERTGAMADLEAAIQLGQKAVDCTACDDPNRARFLSNLGNCFEARFEGTGAKSDLEKAIQLGKEAVDCTACGDPDQAMYLHNLGSFLEKQFEKSVAMSDLEEAIQLERKAVDCTPHDHPNQAVYLSSLGARLGSRSEIPALTAELEEFVQFEEAVYYTARDDPNRTLILDILHELLGDRYHRTHALSDLKKASRLAFKASDCTACDYPDQATYLDNLERCLRERFEKTDQMSDPEEAACFGQQVLDCTARNHPNRGRRLDDLGMQLEKRLERTGGKIRDSRGSLNLFTEALNIYNARPLDRINAGKYAFIYYIRDSNWKSARTASDAVVGLLPRLNLRWLSRYDQQHLIKSLTRFSSLAASAVLQAEGTPAEAVEILEAGRGVIASFIIDAQSDISHLEEYKPELYYEYMTLRQHVNVPFSNIAEPEISPSSGLTSTIQLSTHELQSNVHRSITQRHRDIERLEEIESKIRQLPGLDRFLLPPTSTDLMALAVRGPIVSFNVTMYRSDVFIITTSAIVGMRLEELLFNDLRKNVDKLLGKSKLSVGRPSTKSQRQKELQNILGWLWDVAVYPVLSQLRFISPVPSNPLPHIWWVTSGYMGLMPLHAAGHTDETALDYVVSSYIPTVKALKYSREQQLRRPLEPNPNMLIVTMPETAGMGALKTVEEVESISRSIYPIVPTILNKPSKKTVLNEVRTHHMVHFSCHGNSDSTDPSAGGLFLGPGEDGRAEHFTVRELANISYEHARIAFLSACSTAENSSEELIDEVIHLASAFQLIGFPHVIGTLWEASDKAATWISGAFYESLMRSLREDDFRVRHDVVASALHQAVRRLKERMRNDLISWVPFIHVGA
- a CDS encoding uncharacterized protein (antiSMASH:Cluster_4.3~EggNog:ENOG410PUHG~COG:S), with translation MRNRISFLLQKIGAPGKQMRRNIQISCRGKPISDEQLFEYTNGNFLVNERTQFERRYVKFNLAALCAVAATAGGEESPINAVEKMEGGFSKALLMKKENGMEIIAKIPCRNSGPAVYTTESEVAVLKYVSQHTNVPVPEVYTWSSDPTNPVGVEYIIIERAAGIPVFKIWGEMSQPNKLELIKQLTKFERELSSIQLPAYGSLYLRAFCGNLPGCKLLDLDIDPSESYCVGRSGDRSYMLDDYKGWDDFKIDLGPWTTLSAYGIAIAKREIFRVLHGSSPHPGTFYQGSPIEQKGLLESTIHLLKLLDSHPTLAKSAKPVIWHTDLHMGNIYVSPNEPSQILSLIDWQSISILPLFLQARWPVFLEPPQNYAQGFQKPGLPDNFDELDLEEQQLARYEQQQAVAAKAYEVSNYLENRPAHTAMNLPRVFRELFKRCGETSEVGVIPLRACLIEIFENWHELGFTGDCPYSFSQGEIEEHDSQFREYEDWHKAHELARKCLDTDEDGWIPPEMDIIEKRRQNQELLDMFIKQMAAEKSPEEARRMWPFVESY
- the ERG12 gene encoding Mevalonate kinase (EggNog:ENOG410PIG8~COG:I~BUSCO:5081at33183), with product MTPSSVPPNSIPQIHSTQTYIPGYMERKKGGSVRGKKANGRRKVASLVVDDLGAERGNIAMRSEDTAASSNGQNEESMTESSDGMPTPSPSQFGGDGLSVDPQRSPSSTRRPNASRKPSSPMAPPFMVSAPGKVIVFGEHAVVHGKKAMAAAISLRSYLLVTTLSKSRRTVTLNFRDTGLDHTWDIDSLPWDVFHHSSKKKFYYDRVTSLDPDLLDAIRPHISNVSPDKPPEVRKVHQGSASAFLYLYLSLGSPQSHGAIYTLRSTIPIGAGLGSSASVCVCLSAALLLQIRALAGPHPDQPFDESEVQIERINRWAFVGELCIHGNPSGVDNTVSAGGKAVIFRRGDYSKPPMVIPILDFPELPLLLVNSRQSRSTATEVAKVGTLKKLHPAITDCLLDGIDQVTTSAHDFISSENFDKHSSETLNYFGTLFRINHGLLVSLGVSHPRLERIRELVDHTGIGWTKLTGAGGGGCAITLIRPDRESTALKPLERQLDEEGYERYETTLGGQGVGVLWPAVLKNGTDEEGGEEIDQQKFENAVGNHGIEQLVGVGVPDVREGWKFWRRGHLS